The region CCTGCATGACGTCGCGCTGGAACTCGCGGGGGCCGTAGACGCCGGCGCGGTAGACCGTCTCGAAGAAAGCCTCCCAGTCCGGCACAAGGTTCGCGGCCGGCATGGAGAACTGCGCGATGACGTTCTTGATCGCGTTCAGGGTCGCCTCGGGATAGTAGTAGAGGTACATCCGCACCCCTTCCAGGAAGAAGTTGTAGTGCGCCGCTTCGTCCACAGCGATGATCTGCGATACCCGTGCCAGGACCGGGTCGTCCACGCCGCGCAGATGCGGCTTATCGCTTTTGCCCTGGGCGATTTTCATCATGTTCAGGTAGTTGAGCTGTGTGGCGCGCTCCTGAAACACGGTGTAGACCAGGTTGTGGATGGCGTCGGGAAAGGGCAGTTCCCAGGTCTGAGATTTGAGGCGCTCCTTGTATTCGGCGATCCATTGAGGGCTGCGCTGGCCACTGAACAGCACCGCGTTTTCCCAGGTATCCGCGTGCTTTTCCTCTTCGCTGCCCCATCTGAGCTGAAAATGGCTGCGGCCGTGGCTGCGCCGGACCAGGTGCACCAGATGACTGGTGAAATCCGGCGCGTACTGCTCTACCGCGAAAAATCCCTGAAGCACGGTGATGACATCAGGTGGAAGGTTCTGGTTCATCTGGCGCCAGTCGAAGCTGCGGTCAGGGTTCCAGTTGCGGGTTTCCTGACTGCGGGCGGTGTACCAGCGGTACAGGCCCAGGAAGCCACGCTCGATAAGGCGATCTTTCTCGGCGTTGCTCAGCAGGCCGGGCGGCGTTCTGGAACGCTCCAGCATGTCGGGGGGCAGAATGTCGGCCATCAGGACTTCCTCCTTACGCACATGTGAACCGGGAGAGACTCAGACTACGCGCGATTACAGAGCATTCCGATGAATCTGGACTCAGTGTATGTTCATACCGAAACGTCCACCTGGACCGGATTGACGGAATGCAGGGTCGTCCGGTCACTGCAGATGACGTCCTGCTCCAGTCCCATGGATGGTATGACCCAGGTAGCATCAGCCATGCCGCTTCCCCTGCTGGCCACCCTGGCGGTTTCTGTGCCAGTTGCTGCTCCACCCCAGGAACTCAGTTGTGCTGCGCTCCGAAGTGGCGTCAGGGTCGTGGTTGCGCCAGATGTGACGATTCGGCTCAAACGGGTAGGCGAAAGTCAACTACAGATGTCTACTGGGCGGGCTGACAGGACCGTGCCACTGGACTGCTTCAACGAGCAGATCCAGGCCACAGTGGCCGATTTCAACTTTGACGGTGTCCGGGATGTCGCGGTGCCGGTCGCTGTGGGGTATATGGGGGTCAACATCTTTTCGCGCCTGTATTTCGCTGGGCGAGACGGAACCCTGCGCGCCTCCAGGCTGGAGATCGGGAACGTGTGGCCCGACCCGCTGACCCGGACGCTCACGTCGGGGGTGAAGGACGGACCGTTCTACCGGACGGAGAGCCACTGCCTGAGTGCTGACGGCCAGGATTTCTACCTGTGCCGCCAGCTGGAGCCGGAGTCTGACGCGACGTCTGCAGATCCGACGGTGGCGCAGTGGCTCAGTCCTGCGGGAAAGGTGCTGCTTTCAAGACGCTCTGACTCGTCCCGGTCCAGGGGCCCTGAGATCTGGCAGATAGAACCGGTCCGCGCCTACTTTCACAGCCGGCCCGACGGCGCCAGTCGCCGCGCTGCCTACGTCATCCGCGGAGACACGGTAGAAGGGCTGGAGGTCAGGGGTTCCTGGATGCGAGTCATATACCGTCCTGCACAGGGCGCAGCCACTGCTGGCTGGTTGAGACGGCAGGATCTTCGCTAGGGGCCTGAGCCGTTAGACTGGACCACATGAGTTTGCTCGGTCAGCCTGCTCCGGACTTCACACTGCCTTCCTCGACGGGTGAGAACATCACGTTGGGCAGTTACCGTGGGCAGAAGCACGTGGTGCTGGTGTTTTACCCTCTGGATTTCAGCCCGGTGTGCAGTATGCAACTGCCCGAGTATTCCGGCCGTCAGGACGACTTCGCAGATGCCGGCGCCGTCATTCTGGGCATCAACCGCGACAGCGTGCATGCGCACAAGGCGTGGGCTGCCGATTACGGCATCGAGGTGCCGCTGCTGGCTGACATGAAGTGTGACGTTGCCCGTCAGTACGGCGTGACTGTCGACGAGCGCGGCGTCAGCGGCCGGGCTGTATTTCTGATTGACCGGGAGGGCGTGGTGCGCTTCGAGCATGTGGAGGCCAAGCCCAGTGAGTACACCATCCGCCCCGAAGTGGTGCTGAGCAAAATCACTGAACTCTGAGTTCACAGCCGAATCAGGTCGCTAGCCGTCAGAGTGTTGCCGGGTCCACCAGCAGAGCGTCGTCGCTTTCGAACGCCTCGGCATAACGCACCCGCGCTAAGGTACCCCAGTACATCAGGCGCGCGCGGCGCCGCTCGATTACTTCCGGCGTGACGGTTTCCGAGACAGCCAGTCCCGAGAACTGGCTTTTGTGGGCCCGGATGGCCTCCTCCCACACAGGCAGCACTTCCTCGACATCGACCAGCACGCTGGCCTGGATGTCGGCGTTGCCCTGGTACAGCAGCACCCGTCCGACCCGGTGCGGTTCGCCCGCCACGTCTGCCTTGCGCAGCCCGGCCAGGTGCACCGCCCGCTTGGCCAGATGATAGGCCCCGAAATGATCCGGATGGCGGTCACGGTGATGCGGCACGACCAGTACCCGGGGCCGCACGGCGCGCAGAACCTCTGCCAGGGCGCGGGCCTCGGCAGGGCTGTCTACCAGCCCTCCATCCGGCAGCCCCAGCTGGCCGCGCCAGGCCAGTCCCATGATCTGCGCGGCAGCCACACACTCTGCTGTGCGCACCTGGGCCGAGCCCAGAGTGCCTCCCTCGCCGCGCGACAGTTCCAGAATGCCTACTGCCTTTCCGGCGCGGCCCAGGCGGATCAGGGTGCCTCCTGCCCCGATCTCTGCGTCATCCGGATGAGGCGCGAGACACAGCCAATCCACCGGACCTGCCTTGCCATACACCGTCTCAAAGCTCATGGTGCAGAGCATAGGACCTATTCAGGACGAAAAGCTCGTGGAGGAGTCAGAAGTCCAACAAGACCAGCAGACAACAGTGCTGCGTGGTGACAGGACAGGCGTGTGAGGCAGCGTCCAAGCTGGGGCAGACCCTGCCGCTTTGCCTTGACACCCCTCAGACTGCTCCTTATACTTTGCAAGCCTGTTGACGCTATGGCAAAAACCGGCCAGTGTAGCTCAGTGGTAGAGCAGCTGATTCGTAATCAGCAGGTCGTCGGTTCAAGTCCGACCCCTGGCTCCAGAAGACAAAATCCTCCGTCTACGACGGGGGATTTCTTTTTGCACTGACTGAACTCAAGACCAACTGATTCGGCCCAGAACCTCCTGACGCAGCAGATGATTGTTGCTGTCCAGTGACCAACAAAAGAGGGTGAACATGGAACTTGAAGTGCTCCGCAACATGCACTTCCGCGAGCTGGAGAACCAGAACCGCTCGCCGGAAACCATCCGCTTCTACCGGCAGTCCTACGCGGAACTCATCGGCTACTTCGGCGAAGGGCACAGCAAGCTGGCTGACCTGAACAAGGTCACCAAAGCAGACCTGTAAATGGTGGACATCCTGCACATCAACTACCTGACGGATGTGTAGTTCCTGCCTATGTTGAAACGTACCCTGCGGGTGTCCGGGGTGAACCTAGTCCGCGTGGGCTCACTGAAGTACCGCTTCAACGTCTATGGCGAGAAATTCACCACCTGTATGTGGGGGCGTGCGCAGTAAAGCTCTATTTGACCATGCGGTACAGGTAAATCTGCCCACCAGGGGCAGGCGTCAGGGATACGGGGTACCAGCCATGGTGCCCCAGGGCATTGAGTTGCCCGATGAAGTCAGCACATGCGGTGGGGGCCTGCCCCAGCAGCACACACCACTGGGCAGGGGTGCCGGTATAGCCCTTGTCCGTAGTGACCAGCACCACCTGTTTATCGCCGGGCACCCAGTAGGCGTATTCGTACTTGTGCAGGGGTACACCCTGGGCAGATACGCAGCCGAAGGTGAGCAGGGCAAGCATCAAGAGTAGGCGCTTCACGGCCTGAGTATGCTGTAAAACTGCTTCTGGTACGCACACCAGCAGCTCGCTGTCAACAGGGGGCTGGCAAAGGGTAAGGGGCGGACGTGTTACCGCACGTTCCACCCCTTCTGAATGCTCGCTTCGCTCGCATTCGGTTACAGCACTCGGTCTAGGAGCGTCTTATTAAGGGGTTAAGGCATTCCCCGCTATGAACGAACAACTACTGACGAAAGCCGCCGAGGGTATCGGCACCCTGAACTGCAAAAACGATCTGCTGCGCCTAGAAGTCGAAGCGGCGCTGGAGCGCGTGTTCAAACTGGAGCGTACCCTTGTGGTGCTGGTGGCGGAGAAGCTGCCTGCGGCTACGAGACTGTGGGCGGCCTGACGGCGTCGCTCTCGGCAGTCCAGCACGAACTAAGAGTATCAGCACCAGCTCCGGACCAAACGCAAGCCTTGAGCGGCCTTTCGTCCTCGCTTCGGCTGGGGTGTTTGCTTGACTCCGGCACTATGGCCCAGGTTGCCAAAGGAAACTGGGAGAATCACATAGGGTGGCGTCGCCAGAAGCGCGCAGCTTAGGCCGACAGCAGGTCCCAAAGAGTTGAAACCACCACAATATTCGGTTAAGCTCGTGCTAGACGGTGGAATAAGAAAGTGTGCGCAAGTACGCTATTCGTAATCAGCAGGTCGTCGGTTCAAGTCCGACCCCTGGCTCCAGAGAAAAGCCCCCGCCCTGTGCGGGGTTTTTCTTTATGCCGGCGGGTATGGAGATTCTTGGGACGCGGAGCTGGCGATGTCTGCACCTGTAAAGGGCCTGATAGCCGCAGATATTGCTGCTTTTGGCTTGTAGTTTCGAATAATTTGCGCTGTGTGCTTAGAGAAAAAAGACTAATTTTTGTCTTTGAATAGACTATTTATTTCTGGGGCATGTGTGAAACATTGCTTCATAGGGCATTGGAATAAAATATGCCGCCTAATGCGTAGAGTTGAACTCTGATATTAAATTTTCAGAGGGAAATCAACTACAACACTATCTTTTTTAGGAGAAATAGTATACAATAATTGTATGTTAATTCTGGATGGAAAATATCAGGTGCAACAAAATAAGCGATTGACCATCCTGGCGGAAGCAGGACACTTACCGAAAGGTACCCTCCAGTCAGACATTGATGCTCTGCACGATGACTGTCAGGCGCACGGGCGGTGTGACGTTCAGGTCAACACCCAGCACGGCCTGATGCAGGGCACGCTGGTGGAGAAGAAACCTCTGAAGTTCAGCCTGTGGCAGTTTGAAGGCCATCTGTCATTTCCCGCCCGCACCTGAGGAAGCTTACGGTGCTGAGCTGGAGTGATTGTTTCTCGCTGGGCACCCAGGTTGTGGTACGGCCTTGGTTGGTCCAGCCTGGCTTGTGCAGGGTGATTCATAAAGAGTTCTGACACTTCACTCTCTGTACGACGATTTCACGCAGCCTTCTGGCTGCTTTTTCGTTGCTGGGATGAAATGCAGAATGACTGTGTTACGGACTGTAGCGCTCACTTGATGCTAAGGCTCCAGAGCCAACAACCTTGGCGTTACTTTTCTGGTAAGAGCAGTTGCTGTGTCAGCGGCTCAGGGCACGTCCTACTCTGGAATCGGCCAGGCACATTTTGGCTGAAGAACTTCTTATCCCGCAGGGTAGACCTTAGTACGCCAGCCCACCACGCTTGAACATAAAACCCATTTTCTTGAACACCAGCATAACGGTCCGGCCGTCTGCCTTGAAGGTGATTGACGAGTTGAGTGGCCCGGATGTTGTGGAAATACAGCTGGCCTCGACATGATAGTTCTTGCCTTTTTCAAATGGCGGGAAGGTCTTGACGGGTCCCCGTGGTTTGATGACGCCATTGGTCAGTACCGTGAATTCTCCGAGATTTTTTGATCCTTCAACGAAGCGCACGGCAACCCCCTGACAGGGCGTCGGTTCGTCCATCATGATCATGAGCTGGTTGAGCTGCACAGAGGCCGAAAACGCTGTCGACACGCTCGCCATTCCCAGAAGCGCG is a window of Deinococcus deserti VCD115 DNA encoding:
- a CDS encoding acyl-ACP desaturase, which gives rise to MADILPPDMLERSRTPPGLLSNAEKDRLIERGFLGLYRWYTARSQETRNWNPDRSFDWRQMNQNLPPDVITVLQGFFAVEQYAPDFTSHLVHLVRRSHGRSHFQLRWGSEEEKHADTWENAVLFSGQRSPQWIAEYKERLKSQTWELPFPDAIHNLVYTVFQERATQLNYLNMMKIAQGKSDKPHLRGVDDPVLARVSQIIAVDEAAHYNFFLEGVRMYLYYYPEATLNAIKNVIAQFSMPAANLVPDWEAFFETVYRAGVYGPREFQRDVMQVAFRNLGIESRKALEDGIRKTREVPDFEGGNFKTTAIWDTFDYGMVEGDVRRLHVKIQDYEKEIGFDLYDPTEFVENPEVPRKDSAAADD
- a CDS encoding redoxin domain-containing protein, whose translation is MSLLGQPAPDFTLPSSTGENITLGSYRGQKHVVLVFYPLDFSPVCSMQLPEYSGRQDDFADAGAVILGINRDSVHAHKAWAADYGIEVPLLADMKCDVARQYGVTVDERGVSGRAVFLIDREGVVRFEHVEAKPSEYTIRPEVVLSKITEL
- the bshB1 gene encoding bacillithiol biosynthesis deacetylase BshB1; amino-acid sequence: MSFETVYGKAGPVDWLCLAPHPDDAEIGAGGTLIRLGRAGKAVGILELSRGEGGTLGSAQVRTAECVAAAQIMGLAWRGQLGLPDGGLVDSPAEARALAEVLRAVRPRVLVVPHHRDRHPDHFGAYHLAKRAVHLAGLRKADVAGEPHRVGRVLLYQGNADIQASVLVDVEEVLPVWEEAIRAHKSQFSGLAVSETVTPEVIERRRARLMYWGTLARVRYAEAFESDDALLVDPATL